Proteins found in one Mucilaginibacter gracilis genomic segment:
- the proB gene encoding glutamate 5-kinase, with protein MTKPILVIKFGTASITHKNGDLDETVMATIARQVASIHQDYHIVMVSSGAVAAGKKLLKNYSGTISERKAAAAIGNPLLLNKYSGFFAPYGINIAQSLCERQHFSNRNQFLQLKKTYEDLWANDIIPIANENDVVSNLELKFSDNDELATLIAVGFGASVLLFSTSVPGVLDANGEVIPVIPLIDKAALGLANKEKSALGLGGMVSKLTFARLATRMGIKVVIFGISTTDGILSAIKEETGTLCHPQKCSMPARKKWLASGSLVTGSLQIDAGACKALQNGHSLLAVGVKAIIDKFEQGEVIEILDENLVTIAVGRSKVSSDEIAGNMKTQKLTIANADDIVLL; from the coding sequence TTGACAAAGCCTATACTCGTTATCAAATTCGGAACAGCATCTATCACCCATAAAAATGGCGATCTGGATGAAACCGTAATGGCCACCATTGCCCGCCAGGTGGCAAGCATTCATCAGGATTACCATATTGTTATGGTGTCCTCCGGCGCAGTAGCTGCCGGTAAAAAATTATTAAAAAATTATAGCGGCACCATTAGCGAGCGTAAAGCCGCCGCCGCAATAGGGAACCCCTTATTGCTAAACAAATACTCTGGTTTTTTTGCGCCTTACGGGATAAATATTGCACAGAGCCTTTGCGAAAGGCAGCATTTTAGCAATCGCAACCAGTTTTTGCAGCTAAAAAAAACCTACGAGGACCTTTGGGCCAATGACATTATCCCCATAGCTAACGAAAACGATGTGGTAAGCAACCTTGAACTCAAGTTTTCGGACAATGATGAGTTGGCTACCTTAATTGCAGTTGGTTTTGGTGCTTCGGTACTGCTTTTTAGTACATCGGTCCCCGGTGTGCTTGATGCTAATGGCGAGGTAATACCTGTTATACCCCTAATAGACAAAGCTGCCCTGGGCCTGGCTAATAAAGAAAAATCGGCATTGGGTCTGGGCGGCATGGTATCAAAACTAACCTTTGCACGCCTGGCAACCAGGATGGGTATTAAGGTAGTTATATTTGGCATAAGCACTACCGATGGTATTTTGAGCGCTATTAAGGAAGAAACCGGCACCCTGTGCCATCCGCAGAAATGCTCTATGCCTGCCCGTAAAAAATGGCTGGCAAGCGGTAGCTTAGTTACCGGTAGCCTGCAAATTGATGCCGGGGCATGCAAGGCATTACAAAACGGGCACAGTTTATTGGCAGTAGGTGTAAAAGCCATTATTGATAAATTTGAACAAGGCGAGGTTATTGAGATACTAGACGAAAACCTGGTAACTATAGCAGTTGGCCGTTCAAAAGTATCATCGGACGAGATTGCGGGCAACATGAAAACGCAAAAGCTAACCATAGCCAATGCCGATGATATTGTTTTATTATAA
- a CDS encoding zinc dependent phospholipase C family protein, translating into MTTFKKPNLRLWHKTAIFCLALSLISWGKYGHEHINRAVVMSLPQPMQSFFYNHIDFFTTEANLPDVRKYTIGDTAEFPRHHIHLEAYGNYDEIPRSTKDAKTKYGAKFLTTHGILPWYIQDMMAKLTAAFKGKHKSDILLLSADLGHYIGDAYMPLHTSENHNGQLTNQKGIHGLFEAQLPELFGNTYNYNAGSPRFIDDVQKETWRIVKASNSTADTLLQVDRDLVKQFGGSNVYEMENGKVKVNMYSDVIHTAEYSKAYHTKLNGMVERQLRGAIASTASFIYTAWVNAGKPDLTDLDNTELTQRNATNLMHDRVLFKSGKLFGLKSEKEF; encoded by the coding sequence ATGACAACTTTTAAAAAACCAAATTTACGTTTATGGCATAAAACAGCCATTTTTTGCCTTGCATTAAGCCTTATATCGTGGGGCAAATACGGGCACGAACATATTAACCGCGCCGTGGTAATGAGTTTGCCGCAGCCCATGCAAAGCTTTTTTTATAACCATATTGATTTTTTTACCACAGAGGCAAACCTGCCCGACGTGCGCAAATATACCATTGGCGATACCGCCGAATTTCCGCGGCACCATATCCATTTAGAGGCCTATGGTAATTACGACGAAATACCCCGGTCGACAAAAGATGCCAAAACCAAATACGGCGCTAAATTTTTAACTACTCACGGTATTTTACCCTGGTATATTCAAGATATGATGGCGAAGCTAACTGCCGCTTTTAAAGGCAAGCATAAATCGGACATACTTTTACTTTCTGCCGATTTGGGCCATTACATTGGTGATGCCTACATGCCGCTACATACATCCGAAAACCATAACGGCCAGCTCACCAACCAAAAAGGGATACACGGCTTATTTGAGGCCCAACTGCCGGAATTGTTTGGCAATACCTATAATTATAATGCAGGCAGCCCGCGTTTTATTGATGATGTGCAAAAAGAAACCTGGCGCATAGTAAAGGCATCTAACAGCACAGCCGATACACTTTTACAGGTAGACAGGGATTTGGTGAAGCAATTTGGCGGCAGTAATGTGTATGAAATGGAAAATGGCAAGGTAAAGGTTAACATGTATTCGGATGTGATACATACAGCGGAATATTCAAAAGCTTATCATACCAAACTAAATGGTATGGTTGAAAGGCAATTGCGCGGCGCCATAGCATCAACAGCCAGTTTTATTTATACTGCCTGGGTAAATGCCGGTAAACCCGATTTAACCGATTTAGACAATACCGAACTTACCCAACGCAATGCTACCAATTTAATGCACGACAGGGTTTTATTTAAAAGCGGAAAACTGTTTGGCCTAAAAAGCGAAAAGGAGTTTTAA
- a CDS encoding DUF4174 domain-containing protein codes for MQIKILIIFAACLWFKSQGPANHCVFIFADKTNNADLIRQINILKADPNGTNSRNIIYKVVTYSANNAEHYKKWKVSNVPFTVILIGNDNGEKLRSHQPVSLAKIFELVDNTSRRREQGHHKL; via the coding sequence ATGCAAATTAAAATTTTGATAATCTTTGCGGCTTGCTTATGGTTTAAAAGCCAGGGGCCGGCTAACCATTGTGTTTTTATTTTTGCCGATAAAACCAACAATGCAGATTTAATTAGGCAAATTAATATTTTAAAAGCCGACCCAAACGGAACCAATAGTCGCAATATTATTTATAAAGTGGTTACCTATTCGGCAAACAATGCGGAGCATTACAAAAAATGGAAGGTATCAAACGTGCCATTTACGGTGATATTGATAGGTAATGATAACGGCGAAAAGCTACGGAGCCACCAGCCAGTTAGCCTGGCTAAAATATTTGAACTGGTTGACAATACTTCGCGAAGGCGTGAACAGGGACATCATAAACTTTAA
- a CDS encoding SDR family NAD(P)-dependent oxidoreductase, translated as MDLNIKNKIALVTGSTAGIGFAIARLLAAEGAMVYINGRSFDKIEAAVKQLKTETGNNNIQGIACDFSKPAEIESLLSQLPEVDILVNNVGIFEPKAFEEISDADWLKFYEVNVLSGVRLSRVYFPKMIKKDWGRVIFISSESAIQIPAEMIHYGMTKTAQLAVSRGLAELTKGTNVTVNSVLPGPTLSEGVGGFIDDLAKNQNKSKQDVEQDFFTHMRPTSLLQRFMTTDEIANLVVYLCSPLSAGTNGAALRVDGGLLKGAV; from the coding sequence ATGGACTTGAATATTAAAAACAAAATTGCGCTGGTTACAGGCTCTACCGCCGGGATTGGTTTTGCAATAGCCAGGTTATTAGCCGCCGAGGGGGCAATGGTTTATATTAACGGGCGATCGTTCGATAAAATTGAAGCCGCCGTTAAACAATTAAAAACAGAAACAGGCAATAATAATATACAAGGCATTGCCTGCGATTTTTCGAAGCCTGCCGAGATTGAAAGCCTGTTGAGCCAACTTCCCGAAGTGGATATACTGGTTAACAACGTAGGAATATTTGAGCCTAAAGCCTTTGAGGAAATTAGCGATGCCGACTGGCTGAAGTTTTACGAGGTAAATGTTTTGAGTGGTGTTAGGCTTTCGCGGGTGTATTTCCCTAAAATGATTAAAAAGGATTGGGGACGTGTAATATTTATCAGCAGCGAATCGGCAATACAAATTCCAGCCGAGATGATACATTACGGCATGACAAAAACTGCACAATTAGCCGTATCTCGCGGTTTAGCCGAGTTAACTAAAGGCACCAATGTAACCGTAAATTCGGTTTTACCGGGGCCTACCCTGTCCGAAGGTGTTGGCGGTTTTATTGACGATCTGGCCAAAAATCAAAATAAATCAAAACAAGATGTTGAGCAGGATTTTTTTACCCACATGCGCCCAACCTCATTATTGCAACGTTTTATGACTACCGACGAAATTGCAAACCTGGTTGTTTATCTTTGCAGCCCCTTATCGGCAGGCACCAACGGTGCGGCCTTACGCGTTGATGGCGGCTTACTTAAAGGTGCCGTTTAA
- a CDS encoding fasciclin domain-containing protein: MMMRFFSIIVVSLCVSYTSNAQLKATANTTTQQVARTGDTTKSTVAKHVKTRMVGGAQMTSDKDIVYNIVKSKDHTTLTGTIAVCGLSETLKSRGPLTVFAPTNEAFAKLAPGTLDTLSKPAHNTDLTRLLTYHVINGRLTSKDIAKQIAAGKGEVVFVTLTGSKLRAKINGDRNIVLIDEKGNEATISQFDIEQSNGIIDVVTSVLVPNSK; the protein is encoded by the coding sequence ATGATGATGAGATTTTTTTCGATAATAGTAGTTTCCCTTTGTGTTTCGTATACCTCAAACGCCCAACTTAAAGCAACGGCTAATACTACCACACAACAGGTTGCGCGTACCGGCGACACAACAAAAAGCACAGTTGCTAAACACGTTAAAACCCGAATGGTAGGCGGCGCACAAATGACATCAGATAAAGATATTGTTTATAATATTGTAAAATCAAAAGATCATACCACCTTAACAGGTACAATTGCTGTTTGCGGTTTATCAGAAACGCTTAAAAGCCGCGGCCCTTTAACCGTTTTTGCACCTACAAATGAAGCCTTTGCAAAGCTGGCCCCGGGCACTTTAGATACGCTATCAAAACCCGCGCATAATACCGATTTAACCAGGCTGTTAACCTACCACGTTATTAACGGGCGGCTTACATCAAAAGATATAGCTAAACAAATAGCCGCAGGCAAAGGCGAGGTGGTATTTGTTACCCTTACGGGCTCAAAGCTGCGTGCTAAAATAAACGGCGACAGAAATATAGTATTGATAGACGAAAAAGGCAACGAAGCAACTATTAGTCAATTTGATATTGAACAAAGCAACGGTATTATTGATGTTGTAACCAGCGTTTTGGTGCCCAATAGCAAATAA
- the msrB gene encoding peptide-methionine (R)-S-oxide reductase MsrB, translating into MKKAINILAITMLIAFCGCQMSSGQTNKITKGRPKSKTDAEWKKQLTANQYYIMVERGTEPAFKNAYFEMHQKGVFVSAATGDVLFTSEDKFDSGTGWPSFVKPFDPKKIEIIQDNSYGMSRDEVIEKSTGLHLGHVFDDGPADRGGKRYCMNSGALIFKKN; encoded by the coding sequence ATGAAAAAAGCAATCAATATTTTGGCGATTACAATGCTAATAGCATTTTGCGGATGCCAAATGAGCAGCGGGCAAACTAATAAGATAACAAAGGGCCGCCCAAAATCAAAAACTGATGCCGAGTGGAAAAAACAACTTACCGCCAACCAGTATTATATTATGGTTGAGCGCGGTACCGAGCCTGCTTTTAAAAACGCCTATTTTGAAATGCACCAAAAAGGTGTATTTGTAAGCGCAGCCACGGGCGACGTTCTATTTACGTCTGAAGACAAGTTTGATAGCGGAACCGGATGGCCAAGCTTTGTAAAACCCTTTGATCCTAAAAAAATCGAAATTATTCAGGATAACAGCTACGGCATGAGCCGCGACGAGGTTATAGAAAAAAGTACCGGTTTACACCTGGGCCACGTTTTTGATGACGGACCGGCAGACAGAGGTGGTAAACGATACTGCATGAACTCCGGCGCACTCATATTTAAAAAGAACTAA
- a CDS encoding GIY-YIG nuclease family protein, whose protein sequence is MNTFIYIITDRNRNCLHTGTSTDLIKTLDFYTEMPNLFFDSAQQLNRLVYFEEITNEEMAMERFKVLSRFTRAQKEKMIRSVNPDWVDLTIGLKFEANAMQRTAFRPSIAGGRKRVSSF, encoded by the coding sequence ATGAACACGTTTATTTATATCATTACCGACAGAAACCGTAATTGCTTACACACAGGCACAAGCACTGATTTAATTAAAACTTTGGACTTTTACACCGAGATGCCAAACCTGTTTTTTGACAGTGCACAGCAATTAAACCGCCTTGTTTATTTTGAGGAAATTACTAATGAAGAAATGGCCATGGAAAGGTTTAAGGTATTGAGCCGTTTTACAAGGGCCCAAAAAGAAAAAATGATCAGATCTGTTAATCCCGACTGGGTAGACCTGACCATTGGTTTAAAATTTGAAGCCAATGCCATGCAGCGTACAGCCTTCAGGCCATCGATAGCAGGCGGCAGAAAGCGCGTTAGTTCTTTTTAA
- a CDS encoding XRE family transcriptional regulator, translated as MSNISSNIKYLRKKKGLTQQQFADEMDIKRSLVGAYEENRAEPKYELLNKIALYFDLSVDDFINEAIDDKWAPKPKGNPANLRILSISVDKDDNENIELVPMKASAGYMNGYADPEYVAKLPKFNLPMFTGGTFRAFEIKGDSMLPLPSGSIIIGEYVENWADVKLAETYVVVSKSDGVVYKRIGSKFKDQKKLKLVSDNPVYEPYEVNGEDILELWKAKAYISTQIPQPAPEPTMESLTAMMMQMQRSISKMNKGNN; from the coding sequence ATGTCAAATATTTCTTCAAATATTAAGTATCTCCGCAAAAAAAAGGGTTTAACACAGCAACAGTTTGCAGATGAGATGGATATTAAGCGTTCTTTAGTGGGTGCTTATGAGGAAAACCGCGCCGAACCCAAGTATGAATTACTAAATAAAATAGCATTATACTTTGATTTAAGTGTTGACGATTTTATAAACGAAGCCATTGACGATAAATGGGCGCCCAAGCCAAAGGGCAATCCGGCTAATTTGAGAATACTAAGTATATCGGTTGATAAAGACGATAACGAAAATATTGAGTTGGTACCCATGAAAGCAAGTGCCGGTTATATGAACGGCTACGCCGACCCGGAATATGTTGCCAAACTACCCAAATTTAATTTACCCATGTTTACCGGCGGCACTTTCCGCGCATTCGAAATTAAAGGTGATTCGATGCTGCCACTTCCATCAGGTTCAATTATTATTGGCGAATACGTTGAAAACTGGGCCGATGTTAAACTTGCCGAAACTTATGTGGTTGTAAGCAAAAGCGATGGCGTGGTTTACAAACGCATAGGCAGTAAGTTTAAAGATCAAAAGAAACTGAAGCTGGTATCTGACAACCCGGTGTACGAGCCTTACGAAGTTAACGGCGAAGATATTTTAGAATTATGGAAGGCCAAGGCCTATATATCAACACAGATACCACAGCCAGCACCCGAGCCAACCATGGAAAGTTTAACCGCTATGATGATGCAGATGCAACGCTCCATCTCAAAGATGAACAAAGGCAACAATTAA
- a CDS encoding IS1182 family transposase has translation MGAKVVFKPYDPDQLTFLPYKLEELVPEGHPVRIVKQVVDLIDVKPINRKYKGGGASSFHPRLMLKLLVYGYLTNTYSSRKLEDQAAQNVHFMWLLGMKKPDHNTINRFRSEKLSGILKQIFSQIVLLLAEQGIVSLKETVFTDGTKIESVANKYTFVWGKSIKNSKEKIKSQLDELWKYAQGLAAEELKDTTPISFEEINPEKVKETIAKIDAALNDKEEVSKQVKQKLNYARKNWPANLERYDQQEKQLGIRNSFSKTDPDATFMRMKEDHMLNGQLKPGYNLQISTQDQFILNYSLHQTSTDYQTLPSHIDQYEALYNTLPQAVVADAGYGSDENYGILQQKGIEAYIKYNTFDKEQKEGIKAFSNDSLHYNEGENYLTCPMGQRMAHIGDGQRITTSGHVQLISRYQAKNCNNCPMRGVCHSGQGNRIVEVNHSLRKHKQEAKERLNTEQGIKYRKRRPADVEPVFAQLKHNHGFRRFLLKGMSKTEVEIGLLSIAHNLRKWKA, from the coding sequence ATGGGAGCGAAAGTAGTTTTTAAGCCATATGACCCTGACCAGTTAACATTTTTACCGTATAAACTGGAGGAGTTAGTACCTGAGGGCCACCCGGTACGCATAGTCAAACAAGTAGTTGACTTGATAGACGTTAAACCGATCAACCGCAAGTATAAAGGCGGCGGGGCATCAAGCTTCCATCCGCGGCTGATGCTGAAACTGCTGGTGTATGGTTACCTGACCAATACCTATTCATCAAGAAAGCTGGAAGACCAGGCGGCACAGAACGTCCACTTTATGTGGCTGTTGGGGATGAAGAAGCCCGATCACAATACCATAAACCGTTTCCGGAGCGAAAAGCTGTCGGGTATCTTAAAGCAGATCTTCTCTCAGATTGTACTGCTGTTGGCAGAACAGGGTATCGTTTCGCTTAAAGAGACTGTGTTTACCGATGGCACCAAGATCGAATCGGTGGCGAACAAATACACCTTTGTATGGGGCAAAAGCATCAAGAACAGTAAAGAGAAGATCAAAAGCCAGCTGGATGAACTATGGAAGTACGCGCAAGGCCTTGCGGCAGAAGAACTAAAAGATACCACGCCAATATCTTTTGAAGAGATCAACCCTGAAAAAGTAAAAGAAACCATAGCTAAGATCGATGCCGCTTTGAACGACAAGGAAGAAGTAAGCAAGCAGGTCAAACAAAAGCTGAACTATGCCAGAAAGAACTGGCCTGCAAACCTGGAACGTTATGACCAGCAGGAAAAGCAGTTAGGTATCCGTAACAGCTTTTCAAAGACCGACCCGGATGCGACTTTTATGCGGATGAAGGAAGACCACATGCTGAACGGGCAGCTTAAACCTGGATATAACCTACAAATATCCACACAAGATCAGTTCATCCTTAACTACAGCCTGCATCAAACCTCTACCGATTATCAGACCCTGCCATCTCACATAGACCAATACGAAGCACTATACAACACACTTCCCCAAGCAGTTGTGGCCGATGCCGGCTACGGTTCAGACGAGAACTACGGCATCTTACAGCAAAAAGGCATCGAAGCCTATATCAAGTACAATACGTTCGACAAAGAACAAAAGGAAGGCATCAAAGCGTTCAGTAATGACAGCCTGCATTACAACGAAGGGGAAAACTACCTGACCTGCCCGATGGGCCAGCGGATGGCACATATCGGTGATGGTCAAAGAATAACCACATCGGGCCATGTACAGCTGATCAGCCGTTACCAGGCAAAGAATTGTAATAACTGCCCCATGCGTGGCGTATGCCATAGCGGGCAGGGCAACCGGATCGTTGAGGTGAACCATTCCCTGAGAAAACACAAGCAGGAAGCAAAGGAAAGATTAAATACAGAACAGGGCATCAAATACCGAAAGCGAAGGCCTGCCGATGTGGAACCGGTATTTGCCCAACTGAAGCATAATCATGGCTTCAGGCGCTTTCTGCTGAAAGGCATGTCCAAAACCGAGGTCGAAATAGGCCTGTTATCCATCGCTCATAACCTCAGAAAGTGGAAAGCCTGA
- a CDS encoding aminotransferase class I/II-fold pyridoxal phosphate-dependent enzyme: MILNSADTYIKSKLDDRKASGTYRTLKTDKPPIDFCSNDYLGFAQSSQLKADVDAFLAQHTNYLNGSTGSRLLTGNTAFCEELEAGIAQFHDAGAGLIFNSGYDANLGLFSCLPQRGDTIITDELIHACIIDGARLSHANRFTFKHNDLDSLQQKLKHATGNCYIAIESVYSMDGDVAPLNEIVNLAKAYNANVVVDEAHALGVFNKGLVNQLNLQHEVFARVVTFGKALGVHGAIVLGSDVLRQYLINFARSFIYTTAASFHQLVSVKMAYQLLQASKGQQQNLAHNIALFKSQLTNNSGLINSDSAIQSIIIDGNDSARQAAAHLQNNGFDVRPILSPTVPAGTERLRICIHAFNTEQQIINLTQLIKQITE; encoded by the coding sequence ATGATATTGAACAGCGCTGATACCTATATCAAAAGTAAACTGGACGACAGGAAAGCATCCGGTACTTACCGCACCTTAAAAACCGATAAGCCACCTATTGATTTTTGCTCTAACGATTACCTTGGTTTTGCCCAATCATCCCAACTAAAGGCCGATGTAGATGCCTTTTTAGCACAACATACTAACTACCTTAATGGTTCAACAGGCTCGAGGCTGTTAACTGGTAATACCGCTTTTTGCGAAGAACTGGAAGCCGGCATTGCTCAGTTTCATGATGCCGGAGCAGGGCTCATCTTTAATTCGGGCTATGATGCCAATCTGGGTCTGTTTTCGTGCCTTCCGCAACGCGGCGATACCATTATTACCGACGAACTGATACACGCCTGCATTATTGATGGCGCCCGCCTAAGCCACGCCAACAGGTTTACCTTTAAGCACAACGATTTAGATAGTTTACAACAAAAACTTAAACATGCTACGGGCAATTGTTATATAGCCATAGAAAGCGTTTACTCTATGGACGGCGATGTGGCACCCTTAAATGAAATAGTTAATTTGGCAAAAGCTTATAACGCCAATGTAGTGGTTGACGAAGCGCACGCCCTCGGTGTATTCAACAAGGGACTGGTAAACCAGCTTAACCTGCAGCATGAGGTATTTGCCCGGGTGGTAACATTTGGCAAGGCGTTGGGCGTGCATGGTGCCATAGTTTTGGGCAGCGATGTGTTAAGGCAGTACCTTATCAACTTTGCCAGGTCGTTTATTTATACCACGGCGGCCTCGTTTCATCAGTTAGTGAGCGTAAAAATGGCTTATCAACTTTTGCAGGCTTCAAAAGGGCAGCAACAAAACCTTGCGCATAATATTGCGCTTTTTAAATCACAACTGACTAACAATAGCGGGTTAATTAATAGCGACAGTGCAATTCAAAGCATCATTATTGACGGCAATGATAGCGCACGGCAAGCTGCTGCTCATCTACAAAACAACGGCTTTGATGTTCGCCCGATACTTAGCCCAACAGTACCTGCCGGCACCGAACGGCTGCGGATATGCATCCATGCATTTAATACCGAACAACAAATAATTAACCTTACCCAACTGATCAAACAAATAACCGAATGA
- the bioD gene encoding dethiobiotin synthase, whose product MNKPIFITGIGTGIGKTIVSAIVVEKLKADYWKPIQAGDLDNSDTLLVKSLVSNTVSVFHPETYRLTQPYSPHKSAQLDGLVINMTQIIAPQTKNQLIIEGAGGLMVPLNNSFFMIDLIKQLDAEVILVSKNYLGSINHTLLSIDALKHKGIPVKGIIFNGDADESTQTVILNYSNAPLLCNLPQMPVVNKASISSITHAINF is encoded by the coding sequence ATGAACAAACCTATTTTTATAACCGGCATTGGAACCGGAATTGGAAAAACAATCGTATCGGCTATTGTGGTTGAAAAGCTAAAGGCCGATTACTGGAAACCCATACAAGCCGGCGATTTGGACAACAGCGATACCTTGTTGGTGAAAAGCCTGGTATCAAATACGGTTTCGGTATTTCACCCCGAAACGTATCGTTTAACGCAGCCTTATTCGCCACATAAATCGGCGCAATTGGACGGTTTGGTTATTAATATGACACAAATTATTGCTCCCCAAACAAAAAATCAACTTATTATTGAAGGTGCAGGCGGGCTAATGGTGCCTCTAAACAATAGTTTTTTTATGATAGATTTGATTAAGCAACTTGATGCCGAGGTGATACTGGTATCAAAAAATTATTTGGGCAGTATAAACCATACCTTACTATCAATAGATGCTTTAAAGCACAAAGGCATCCCCGTAAAGGGAATTATTTTTAATGGCGATGCCGACGAAAGTACGCAAACTGTCATTTTAAATTACTCCAATGCGCCATTGCTTTGTAACTTGCCGCAAATGCCGGTTGTTAACAAGGCATCTATCAGTTCAATAACCCACGCCATAAATTTTTAA